A single region of the Halopiger xanaduensis SH-6 genome encodes:
- a CDS encoding aminotransferase class IV, producing MSEKTELLYHVDGDLVPASEATVSVDDRGFRYGDAAFETLRAYGGTIFAWGRHVDRLERTCEALSLEHGLSTDDLRERIDATLAANDLADAYVRLSITRGVQPGKLTPQPEVDPTVVVYVKPLPRGGLEGERVWDEPATVRTVETRRMPDEAIPAGAKTHNYLNGILARAELRNRDEPADEALMRDLEGHVAEGATSNLFFVRDGTLHTPTADGPVLPGITRALVLELAAEGGISVREDRCDLEDVLAADEAFLTNRTWELRPVATLDGREIGGGPVTERLSRLYDERIEDACYR from the coding sequence ATGTCCGAGAAAACCGAACTCCTGTACCACGTCGACGGCGACCTCGTGCCCGCCAGCGAAGCGACCGTCAGCGTCGACGACCGCGGGTTCCGGTACGGCGACGCCGCCTTCGAGACGCTGCGGGCCTACGGCGGGACGATCTTCGCCTGGGGCCGCCACGTCGACCGCCTCGAGCGCACCTGCGAGGCGCTGTCGCTCGAGCACGGCCTCTCGACCGACGACCTCCGCGAGCGGATCGACGCGACGCTCGCAGCCAACGACCTCGCGGACGCCTACGTCCGCTTGTCGATCACCCGCGGCGTCCAGCCGGGGAAGCTGACGCCCCAACCCGAGGTCGATCCGACCGTCGTCGTCTACGTTAAGCCGCTTCCCCGCGGCGGTCTCGAGGGCGAGCGGGTCTGGGACGAGCCGGCGACGGTTCGCACGGTCGAGACGAGACGGATGCCCGACGAGGCGATTCCGGCCGGCGCGAAGACGCACAACTATCTGAACGGGATTCTCGCCCGGGCGGAGCTTCGAAATCGCGACGAACCCGCCGATGAGGCGCTCATGCGCGACCTCGAGGGACACGTCGCCGAAGGAGCGACGAGCAACCTGTTTTTCGTCCGCGACGGCACGCTCCATACGCCGACGGCCGACGGCCCGGTGTTGCCCGGCATCACGCGCGCGCTCGTCCTCGAGTTGGCCGCCGAAGGAGGAATTTCAGTTCGAGAGGACCGGTGCGACCTCGAGGACGTGCTCGCAGCCGACGAGGCGTTTCTGACGAACCGGACGTGGGAGCTGCGACCGGTCGCGACGCTGGACGGCCGCGAAATCGGCGGCGGCCCGGTGACGGAGCGACTCTCGAGGTTGTACGACGAGCGCATCGAGGACGCCTGTTACCGGTAG
- a CDS encoding anthranilate synthase component II translates to MTDGTPATETRILVVDNYDSFAYNLVQYVAEAIASTGPAASPRDVGEIADEVVVRRNDEIDLEGVRELDPTGIVVSPGPGTPEEAGISIPLFAETEYPILGVCLGHQALCAANGAPVVHAPEVVHGKPSTVTHDGDGIFDGLPAEFQVGRYHSLAVERADLPDALEETARTTDERGVSMAVRHREKPHVGVQFHPESILTRRHEDAASGDGISLATGKRMIENFCRLAAERR, encoded by the coding sequence ATGACTGACGGCACGCCGGCGACCGAGACGCGGATTCTGGTCGTCGACAACTACGATTCGTTCGCGTACAACCTCGTGCAGTACGTCGCCGAAGCGATTGCTTCGACGGGCCCCGCGGCGTCGCCGCGGGACGTCGGCGAAATCGCGGACGAGGTGGTGGTCCGTCGCAACGACGAAATCGACCTCGAGGGCGTCCGCGAGCTGGATCCGACGGGAATCGTCGTCTCGCCGGGTCCGGGAACGCCCGAGGAAGCTGGCATCTCGATTCCGCTGTTCGCCGAAACAGAGTATCCGATCCTCGGGGTCTGTCTCGGCCACCAGGCGCTGTGTGCGGCCAACGGCGCGCCGGTCGTCCACGCGCCGGAGGTGGTCCACGGCAAGCCCTCGACCGTCACCCACGACGGGGACGGCATCTTCGACGGACTCCCCGCGGAGTTCCAGGTCGGGCGCTACCACTCGCTGGCGGTCGAGCGGGCGGACCTGCCGGACGCGCTCGAGGAGACGGCACGAACGACCGACGAGCGCGGCGTGTCGATGGCGGTTCGCCACCGCGAGAAACCCCACGTCGGGGTCCAGTTCCACCCCGAGAGCATCCTCACGCGGCGCCACGAGGACGCCGCAAGCGGGGACGGCATCTCGCTCGCCACGGGGAAACGGATGATCGAGAATTTCTGTCGGCTCGCCGCTGAACGTCGCTAA
- the pabB gene encoding aminodeoxychorismate synthase, component I produces the protein MSDPRVVTTLDSFRAAAREGLDRARSGDDELEPTTRTGTPTQLRIPVEVRVDVADPFLAYRRARDGPDGGAFLETTGGQPGWGYFGVDPVDRLTCSADAVSRSRDGQSPTLAALEGLLAGDRLVRGDCDVPYPCGAVGWLSYDVARELEELPESAVDDRGLPRLEVGVYDRLAAWEAPVGGNKNDGEDEPVTLRITACPRFDLRPDENENLDDAIEAAHERGRDRALELARAVREGDPSVGEPPVDRPDATFESDCGRETFADRVRRVKAYIRDGDTFQANISQRLVAPAAVHPVAAYDALRRVNPAPYSCLLEFRAADLVSASPELLLERDREFVRTEPIAGTRPRGETPAEDDGLEADLLADEKERAEHAMLVDLERNDLGKVCAYGSVAVDEYRRIDRYAEVMHLVSNVTGQLRPDATLSDAVAAVFPGGTITGAPKPRTMAIIDELEATRRGPYTGSVGVFGFDGRATLNIVIRTLVRHADEYHLRVGAGIVHDSEPEREYDETLAKARALIAAVDEALGERAGMALEADSDGSADSSDASGGASDD, from the coding sequence CGCTCGCGAGGGGCTGGACCGAGCGCGGTCCGGCGACGACGAGCTCGAACCGACGACGCGCACCGGAACGCCCACTCAACTGCGAATTCCCGTCGAAGTTCGCGTCGACGTCGCCGATCCGTTTCTCGCCTACCGCCGGGCGCGCGACGGCCCCGACGGCGGCGCCTTCCTCGAGACGACCGGCGGACAGCCCGGCTGGGGCTACTTCGGCGTCGATCCGGTCGACCGGCTCACCTGTTCCGCGGACGCGGTCTCCCGCTCTCGAGACGGCCAGTCGCCGACGCTGGCTGCGCTCGAGGGACTCCTCGCGGGGGACCGGCTCGTTCGCGGCGACTGCGACGTCCCCTATCCCTGCGGCGCCGTCGGCTGGCTCTCCTACGACGTCGCGCGGGAACTCGAGGAGTTGCCCGAGTCGGCGGTCGACGATCGCGGACTGCCGCGGCTCGAGGTCGGCGTCTACGACCGCTTGGCGGCGTGGGAGGCGCCGGTCGGCGGGAATAAAAACGACGGCGAGGACGAGCCGGTCACCCTCCGCATTACGGCCTGTCCCCGGTTCGATCTCCGTCCGGACGAAAACGAGAACCTCGACGACGCGATCGAGGCTGCCCACGAGCGCGGTCGCGACCGCGCGCTCGAGCTCGCTCGAGCCGTCCGCGAGGGCGATCCGAGCGTCGGCGAGCCGCCGGTCGACCGGCCGGACGCGACCTTCGAGAGCGACTGCGGCCGCGAGACCTTCGCCGACCGCGTTCGGCGGGTCAAGGCGTACATCCGGGACGGCGACACCTTCCAGGCGAACATCTCCCAGCGGCTGGTCGCCCCCGCGGCGGTCCACCCGGTCGCGGCCTACGACGCCCTGCGGCGGGTGAATCCGGCGCCGTACTCGTGCCTGCTCGAGTTCCGAGCGGCGGATCTGGTGAGCGCGAGTCCCGAGTTACTGCTGGAACGCGATCGGGAGTTCGTCCGTACCGAACCGATCGCCGGCACCCGACCCCGCGGCGAGACGCCCGCAGAAGACGACGGGCTCGAGGCCGACCTCCTCGCCGACGAGAAGGAGCGGGCCGAACACGCGATGTTGGTCGACCTCGAGCGCAACGATCTCGGAAAAGTCTGTGCGTACGGCTCCGTCGCGGTCGACGAATATCGGCGGATCGACCGCTACGCCGAGGTGATGCACCTCGTCTCGAACGTGACCGGCCAGCTACGGCCGGACGCGACGCTGTCCGACGCCGTCGCGGCCGTCTTCCCCGGCGGGACGATCACCGGCGCGCCCAAGCCGCGGACGATGGCGATCATCGACGAACTCGAGGCGACGCGGCGCGGCCCGTACACGGGCAGCGTCGGGGTCTTCGGCTTCGACGGCCGCGCGACCCTGAACATCGTTATCCGGACCTTGGTCCGCCACGCCGACGAGTACCACCTCCGCGTGGGCGCGGGGATCGTCCACGACTCCGAGCCCGAACGGGAGTACGACGAAACGCTGGCCAAGGCGCGGGCGCTCATCGCCGCCGTCGACGAGGCGCTCGGCGAGCGGGCCGGGATGGCGCTCGAGGCAGATTCCGACGGATCGGCCGACTCGAGCGACGCGTCCGGAGGTGCGTCCGATGACTGA